In Bacillota bacterium, the sequence TTGGGACATAGCCAATCAGTTTGCTTCGATTGATTTAAGCCAGATTGTCAACGACGGTGTTGTTGAAAGAAGTAGCGCCTTAGGCAGCGGACTTAGGTTTCAACAGTATCGGCCCGTATTTGAAACGACTGAGTTTGCCGTCGATCATACCAGTATTATGTCAGATGAGGCTGTTTTACAGCAGGTTTGGGACTGGCTGTATTAACCTTGTTTCAATCTTTTCAATAAAGCGCGGAAGCTGCAACTGACTTAGTGTGCAGCGAAAAGGGCATAAAGTGGCATAGTGGAAAGGTGTTCAGCACAGATTCCATCTTTGCAGAGTTTGCCCATCTTGATGAAATCCTTAGTTTTGACTGTAATTTCATTGAAATGGAAACAGCAGCAGCTTTCAGGGCAGCCAAATTGGCCAACATTCCCGTGGTGGCTCTTCTCAGTGTTTCTGACAACGTAATGATAGATAAGTCTCTACTCGGTGGTCGTAACGAAGAAGAGATGAATTACTATCGAAAATATGTAAGACGAGAGATATTCCCACAAATTCTTCTGGGTATTTTTAAAGATTATCAATGATTGTCTCAATCTTTCTGATCTAACTTCGTATAATAGATATTATGTAAACTAAAATCTAAAAATAGATATAGAGGCTCGTTGAGAGCCCCTGCTTTTATGTCCGGATGGTTTCGTATTCTGACCTGAGGATTCCATAGTACACCAAATCATAATACTTACCGTTTTTGAGGATGTGGTTTCTCAACACACCCTCTTTCTGCATATCCAGTTTCTGCATGACTCTTCCCGAAGCTGGATTGTGGCTCATATGGGTTGCGTAGATTCTTGCCAGACTCATCTCATTAAACCCGTGGTCCACCATCAGTCTGGCTGCTTCCGTGCAGTAGCCTTGGTTCCAATAGTCTGTTCCGATCCAATATCCCAGTGATCCGCGACTGTGTTCCTGGCTGATCTCTAGTCCAACAGCGCCGATTAGAAGCCCAGAGTCCTTTAAGCAGACAGCCAAACTCACGTTTTGGCCGTTCTGAAAGCTTTCCCTGTGAGTCCCGATCCAAGTTTCGGCTAATCCATCTGGATATGGATACGGAATCAGAAGCGTTACAGCCGCTATCTCAGGTGTTCCTGCAAGCATCTGCACCCGTTTGGCATCTTTGAGTTCAAACGGCCTTAAGATCAGTCTTTCCCCTACCAAAACTGGCATTTCTTTGAGTTGTTTCATTCTCGGTCACACACCTTCAAATTAAAGTCATGATATTTATCAACATTTATATAATTAAATCAGCTCGCCCGGGAACAGGTATTTGAAATGATCTGTTGAACTACGTATACTTATGTGCGAAATTGCCGAACAAAAGCATTAGGAGGATTTTATGTATACTAAGCAGCAGTTACTAGAACACATTGAGCAGCTGGGTATAAAACCCGATGATACCCTGCTGATTCACTCG encodes:
- a CDS encoding GNAT family N-acetyltransferase, coding for MKQLKEMPVLVGERLILRPFELKDAKRVQMLAGTPEIAAVTLLIPYPYPDGLAETWIGTHRESFQNGQNVSLAVCLKDSGLLIGAVGLEISQEHSRGSLGYWIGTDYWNQGYCTEAARLMVDHGFNEMSLARIYATHMSHNPASGRVMQKLDMQKEGVLRNHILKNGKYYDLVYYGILRSEYETIRT